One uncultured Gellertiella sp. genomic window carries:
- a CDS encoding disulfide bond formation protein B: MSLLAGKTGPGFSTALLLALGMAATVGSALGFEHIGGYIPCALCLLQRQPYYYAIPIALIAAVNAAIGGPAWLTRLLIGAVGLAMLVGAGMGVYHSGVEWHFWAGPMTCSTSVNAVTQDAGNLLSDLNTVKGPSCTEAALRVLGLSFAGWNVIASLILVAVAARGLRKI, encoded by the coding sequence ATGTCCTTGCTTGCAGGCAAAACCGGCCCCGGCTTTTCAACCGCACTCCTGCTGGCGCTCGGCATGGCTGCGACGGTCGGCAGTGCGCTCGGCTTTGAACATATCGGCGGCTATATCCCCTGCGCCCTCTGCCTGCTGCAGCGCCAGCCCTATTATTACGCCATACCGATTGCCCTGATTGCCGCCGTCAATGCGGCGATCGGCGGCCCGGCCTGGCTGACCCGGCTGCTGATCGGGGCCGTCGGCCTTGCGATGCTGGTCGGGGCGGGCATGGGCGTCTATCATTCCGGCGTCGAGTGGCACTTCTGGGCGGGACCCATGACCTGTTCCACCTCGGTCAATGCGGTAACCCAGGATGCGGGCAACCTTCTCTCCGACCTCAACACGGTCAAGGGCCCCTCCTGCACGGAAGCAGCGCTGCGGGTGCTTGGCCTGTCCTTTGCCGGGTGGAACGTGATTGCCAGCCTGATCCTCGTCGCCGTCGCGGCCAGGGGCCTCAGGAAGATCTGA
- a CDS encoding HNH endonuclease: MTIAVSPQALPALVLNADYRPLSYYPLSLWSWQDAIKAVFLDRVNIIAEYEHSVSSPSFSMRLPSVVCLKTYVQPSRNPAFTRFNVFLRDKFECQYCGSPDDLTFDHVKPRAHGGETTWENVVAACSPCNLRKGSKLPKQAGMFPAQKPYRPTVQDLHNNGRLFPPNYLHESWMDYLYWDSELQP, encoded by the coding sequence TTGACGATTGCAGTCTCGCCGCAGGCCTTGCCAGCACTGGTGCTGAATGCTGACTACCGGCCGTTGAGTTACTACCCCTTGTCGTTGTGGTCCTGGCAGGACGCGATCAAGGCCGTCTTCCTTGACCGCGTGAACATCATCGCGGAATACGAGCATTCGGTGTCGTCGCCGAGCTTTTCCATGCGGCTGCCGAGCGTGGTCTGCCTGAAAACCTATGTGCAGCCCTCCCGCAACCCGGCCTTTACCCGCTTCAATGTCTTCCTGCGCGACAAGTTCGAATGCCAGTATTGCGGCTCGCCCGACGATCTGACCTTCGACCACGTCAAACCGCGCGCCCATGGCGGGGAAACCACCTGGGAAAACGTCGTGGCCGCCTGTTCGCCCTGCAATCTGCGCAAGGGCTCGAAACTGCCGAAGCAGGCCGGCATGTTCCCGGCACAGAAGCCCTACCGCCCGACGGTGCAGGACCTGCACAACAACGGGCGGCTGTTTCCGCCGAACTATCTGCACGAAAGCTGGATGGATTATCTCTACTGGGACAGCGAACTGCAGCCGTAG
- a CDS encoding DNA-3-methyladenine glycosylase 2 family protein codes for MSTDDPLFGAALQFLGQADPRLVDIIHSSGPLPERKGQPGFEGLASVVVAQLVSRQSADAIWARLIDATGPLSPQGYLAVGRGSGPRLGLTGAKADTLVRVAEAILEGGGFDLDRLGALSGEEAIRRLTAIKGIGLWTAEVHLLFNCGHPDIFPAGDLALRAAAGAAFGLPARPQAEELRKWAVIWAPHRSTAARLLWAYYGRVLRPGPAILP; via the coding sequence ATGTCGACAGATGATCCGCTTTTTGGCGCGGCGCTGCAATTCCTTGGGCAAGCCGATCCACGGCTGGTCGATATCATCCACAGCTCCGGCCCGCTGCCGGAACGAAAGGGCCAGCCGGGGTTTGAAGGGCTGGCGAGTGTCGTCGTCGCGCAGCTCGTCTCCCGGCAAAGTGCGGACGCGATCTGGGCGCGGCTTATCGATGCCACCGGGCCGCTGTCGCCGCAAGGCTATCTGGCGGTCGGGCGCGGCAGCGGTCCGCGCCTCGGGCTGACCGGCGCCAAGGCCGATACGCTTGTCAGGGTGGCCGAAGCCATTCTGGAGGGTGGTGGTTTCGATCTTGATCGTCTCGGGGCCTTGTCCGGCGAGGAGGCGATCCGGCGCCTGACTGCGATCAAGGGCATCGGCCTCTGGACCGCCGAAGTCCATCTGCTGTTCAATTGCGGTCATCCCGACATTTTCCCGGCGGGTGATCTCGCCCTCAGGGCGGCAGCCGGTGCTGCTTTCGGCCTGCCGGCACGTCCGCAGGCCGAAGAGCTCCGGAAATGGGCAGTGATCTGGGCACCGCATCGCTCCACCGCCGCGCGGCTGCTCTGGGCCTATTATGGCCGTGTCCTGCGTCCGGGGCCTGCCATTTTGCCCTGA
- the gluQRS gene encoding tRNA glutamyl-Q(34) synthetase GluQRS has translation MSSGITQTPRGQSPVFRFAPSPNGRLHPGHALSAALNHRMARAQDGLYLVRIEDIDRTRCTPELEAAMLDDLAWLGLSSDRPERRQGEHLADYAAALSTLEEHGLIYPAFLTRGEVNALVREAENSGKIWPRDPDGAPLYPDIDRRRDPLDRAERLARGDRHSLRLDMARALARVGHSLSWTETGNGAPERIEAHPERWGDVVLSRSDAPSSYHLSVVVDDAAQGITHVVRGSDLREATAVHRLLQVMLGLPEPVYHHHRLIVDKDGRKLSKSTGSTALGDLRAEGRTPSDILGLIGI, from the coding sequence ATGTCATCAGGAATCACGCAGACGCCGCGCGGTCAATCACCGGTTTTCCGTTTTGCGCCGAGCCCCAACGGCCGGCTGCATCCTGGCCATGCGCTTTCGGCGGCGCTGAACCATAGAATGGCACGGGCGCAGGACGGCCTCTATCTGGTGCGGATCGAGGACATCGACCGGACCCGCTGCACGCCGGAACTGGAAGCGGCGATGCTCGACGATCTCGCCTGGCTCGGCCTCTCCTCCGACCGCCCGGAGCGGCGGCAAGGGGAGCATCTTGCCGATTATGCGGCGGCGCTGTCCACGCTGGAGGAACACGGCCTGATCTATCCGGCCTTTCTCACCCGTGGCGAGGTGAATGCGCTGGTAAGGGAGGCGGAAAACAGCGGAAAGATCTGGCCAAGAGATCCGGACGGCGCGCCACTTTACCCCGATATCGACCGGCGGCGTGATCCTCTTGACCGGGCGGAACGCCTGGCGCGCGGCGACAGGCACAGCCTGCGCCTCGACATGGCACGGGCGCTGGCAAGGGTCGGGCATTCCCTCTCCTGGACGGAAACCGGCAATGGTGCGCCCGAGCGGATCGAGGCCCATCCCGAACGTTGGGGCGATGTGGTGCTGTCGCGCTCGGATGCGCCGTCGAGCTATCACCTGAGCGTGGTTGTCGATGACGCCGCGCAAGGGATCACCCATGTGGTGCGCGGGTCCGATCTCAGGGAGGCAACCGCCGTTCACCGGCTGCTGCAGGTGATGCTCGGGCTGCCGGAGCCGGTCTATCACCATCACCGGCTGATTGTTGATAAAGATGGCCGCAAGCTGTCGAAAAGCACCGGTTCCACCGCGCTTGGCGATCTCAGGGCAGAGGGCAGGACACCGTCAGATATCCTTGGCCTGATCGGGATCTGA
- a CDS encoding YihY/virulence factor BrkB family protein has protein sequence MPPFLRIVYRVTYDALYHFTEDDGWAMASHVALSTLLAIFPFLIFGTTLASFLGADRFSDTAVHLIFDTWPPSIAKPISDEVRQVLTIPRGGLLTISVLAAAYFASNGVEAVRISLNRAYRIAETRRWYFTRLASLGYVLVAVMIFVAISILLVAVPVALGFAEDLFPWLARPLAVIASWRVYGTLLVLTIGVTMAHLWLPAGRRRVRDVLPGVTLTLMAWTIGALVFAYYITTFANYARTYAGLASLMIALVFLYITAVIFIIGGEINAAMLKYRVMSRIGRSLSGAALRPPPSDPDQAKDI, from the coding sequence ATGCCGCCCTTTCTTCGCATTGTCTACCGCGTCACCTATGATGCGCTCTACCATTTTACCGAGGATGACGGCTGGGCCATGGCAAGCCATGTCGCCCTGTCGACGCTGCTTGCGATTTTCCCGTTCCTGATCTTCGGCACGACGCTGGCCAGTTTTCTCGGGGCGGACCGGTTTTCCGACACGGCGGTCCACCTGATTTTCGACACCTGGCCGCCCTCCATCGCCAAGCCGATTTCGGATGAGGTCCGGCAGGTGCTGACCATTCCGCGTGGCGGGCTGTTGACCATCTCGGTGCTGGCGGCGGCCTATTTCGCCTCCAACGGCGTAGAAGCCGTGCGGATTTCCCTCAACCGTGCCTATCGTATTGCCGAAACCCGCCGCTGGTATTTCACCCGGCTGGCCAGTCTCGGCTATGTGCTGGTTGCGGTGATGATCTTCGTCGCGATCAGCATCCTGCTGGTTGCCGTGCCGGTGGCGCTCGGCTTTGCCGAAGACCTGTTTCCCTGGCTGGCACGGCCGCTGGCGGTGATTGCCAGCTGGCGGGTGTACGGTACCCTGCTGGTGCTGACCATCGGCGTCACCATGGCCCATCTCTGGCTGCCTGCGGGCAGGCGAAGGGTGCGCGACGTGCTGCCGGGAGTGACACTGACGCTGATGGCCTGGACCATCGGGGCGCTGGTTTTTGCCTATTACATCACCACCTTCGCCAATTACGCCCGCACCTATGCGGGCCTCGCCTCGCTGATGATTGCGCTGGTTTTTCTCTACATCACGGCGGTGATTTTCATCATCGGCGGCGAAATCAATGCGGCGATGCTGAAATACCGGGTGATGAGCCGGATCGGTCGCAGCCTGTCCGGAGCGGCGCTTCGCCCGCCGCCGTCAGATCCCGATCAGGCCAAGGATATCTGA